Proteins encoded together in one Bradyrhizobium sp. PSBB068 window:
- a CDS encoding carbohydrate ABC transporter permease, with amino-acid sequence MSTVTIDKAGPTRKVKYGSMSRDRTWALRWSYFFLTLFAIFSLTPPFYMLITSLKGSAEISAATNPWWVHQPTLENYVQLLTSNQFLRFFWNSAWVSIIVVTITMLISVPAAFALARMKFWGSATLATGVFLTYLIPDSLLFIPLFKMFAVFGDWTGIQLVNRWYVLLFIYPTLTVPFCTWIMIGYFASIPKELDEAAIIDGASWFQTLTRIFIPVALPGLIAATIFAFTVSWAQFLYPLVFTTSTDQLVLPVGIITTLIKGDVFNWGQIMTGALLGAAPPLIIYAFLMDYYIAGLTAGATKG; translated from the coding sequence ATGAGCACCGTGACGATCGACAAGGCGGGACCGACGCGCAAGGTGAAATACGGCAGCATGAGCCGTGACCGGACCTGGGCGCTGCGCTGGTCCTATTTCTTCCTGACGCTGTTTGCGATCTTCTCGCTGACACCGCCATTCTACATGCTGATCACGTCGCTGAAGGGTAGCGCGGAGATTTCAGCGGCGACCAATCCGTGGTGGGTGCATCAACCCACACTCGAAAACTACGTCCAGCTGCTGACCTCGAACCAGTTCCTGCGCTTCTTCTGGAATTCGGCCTGGGTCTCGATCATCGTCGTCACCATCACGATGCTGATCAGCGTGCCGGCCGCCTTTGCGCTGGCGCGGATGAAATTCTGGGGCTCGGCGACGCTCGCGACCGGCGTGTTCCTCACCTATCTCATCCCGGACAGCCTGCTGTTCATCCCGCTGTTCAAGATGTTCGCCGTGTTCGGCGACTGGACTGGCATCCAGCTCGTCAATCGCTGGTACGTGCTGCTGTTCATCTATCCGACGCTGACGGTGCCGTTCTGCACCTGGATCATGATCGGCTATTTCGCCTCGATCCCGAAGGAGCTCGACGAAGCCGCGATCATCGATGGCGCGAGCTGGTTCCAGACGCTGACCCGGATCTTCATCCCGGTCGCCCTGCCAGGCCTGATCGCGGCCACGATCTTTGCCTTCACGGTTTCCTGGGCCCAGTTCCTCTATCCGCTGGTGTTCACGACCTCGACGGATCAGCTCGTACTGCCGGTCGGCATCATCACCACCTTGATCAAAGGCGACGTCTTCAACTGGGGACAGATCATGACCGGCGCCCTGCTCGGCGCCGCGCCGCCGCTGATCATCTACGCTTTCCTGATGGACTACTACATTGCCGGCCTGACCGCCGGTGCGACGAAGGGTTGA
- a CDS encoding DUF1993 domain-containing protein produces MGRSSQYCGAKVTISLHDASVGVYVPYLRNLSALLDHAEAHARARKLDPDVLLGMRLAPNMYSLRQQVGEANRHVVLSCALLAGCAPPVFPDASIDIAGLKARIAATIDFVQGLPREVIDAATDMNVVFTFRSGATRPFTGKSLILTFSVPQFFFHVATAYDILRHAGVDLAKKDFLGPPRPPQG; encoded by the coding sequence ATGGGACGATCGAGCCAGTATTGCGGGGCAAAAGTGACCATCTCGCTCCATGACGCATCCGTCGGTGTTTATGTGCCGTATCTGCGCAATCTTTCCGCGCTGCTCGATCATGCCGAGGCGCACGCCAGGGCGCGCAAGCTCGATCCAGACGTGTTGCTCGGAATGCGGCTCGCGCCGAACATGTACAGCCTTCGCCAGCAGGTCGGGGAGGCGAACCGGCACGTCGTCCTGAGCTGCGCCTTGCTGGCGGGGTGTGCGCCGCCGGTCTTCCCTGACGCGTCAATCGACATCGCCGGGCTGAAAGCGCGGATTGCCGCTACGATCGATTTTGTGCAGGGCCTGCCGCGGGAGGTGATCGACGCCGCGACCGACATGAACGTCGTATTCACGTTCAGGAGCGGCGCAACCAGGCCATTCACCGGCAAGTCCCTGATCCTGACCTTCAGCGTTCCGCAGTTCTTCTTCCATGTCGCAACCGCCTACGACATCCTGCGTCACGCCGGCGTCGATCTCGCGAAGAAGGACTTTCTGGGACCGCCGCGGCCGCCGCAGGGCTAG
- a CDS encoding sugar ABC transporter permease: MVDVAFQSNRTAAAQSGRRRVGLRNALRRKSMSAFLMTLPLILLIAVLVIYPAIYSLHLATLNKAMTKFVGFGNFEFLFKRDTFWLVVKQSCIFAISAVIFKALIGFIVAHFVHNVPANKQRKWRGMLLVPWVIPPAMSTLAWLWLFDPSYSAFNYTLSIFGIGPIPWTGDAMWARFSVILVNVWYGAPFFMIMYLAALKSVPEQLYEAAAIDGANWWQRIWYVTLPMMRNIIAITTLFSLIVTFANFDIVRILTAGGPLDHTHIFATWAFRVGIEGSDIPLGASVSLFMVPILAVAAIFILRDITKRGNES, from the coding sequence ATGGTCGATGTCGCATTCCAGTCCAACCGCACAGCTGCAGCCCAGTCGGGGCGTAGACGGGTCGGCCTGCGCAACGCGCTGCGGCGCAAGTCGATGTCCGCGTTCCTGATGACGCTGCCGTTGATCCTGCTGATCGCCGTGCTGGTGATCTATCCGGCGATCTATTCGCTGCATCTGGCGACGCTGAACAAGGCGATGACGAAGTTCGTCGGCTTCGGCAATTTCGAGTTCCTGTTCAAGCGCGACACTTTCTGGCTGGTGGTCAAGCAATCCTGCATTTTCGCGATCTCCGCGGTGATCTTCAAAGCGCTGATCGGCTTCATCGTCGCGCATTTTGTGCACAACGTGCCCGCCAACAAGCAGCGCAAATGGCGCGGCATGCTGCTGGTGCCGTGGGTGATCCCGCCGGCGATGAGTACGCTGGCCTGGCTGTGGCTGTTCGACCCGTCCTACAGCGCGTTCAACTATACGCTCTCCATCTTCGGCATCGGGCCGATCCCGTGGACCGGCGACGCAATGTGGGCGCGGTTCTCGGTGATCCTGGTCAATGTCTGGTACGGCGCGCCGTTCTTCATGATCATGTATCTGGCGGCGCTGAAATCGGTACCCGAGCAGCTCTATGAGGCGGCGGCAATCGACGGCGCCAATTGGTGGCAGCGCATCTGGTACGTGACCCTGCCGATGATGCGCAACATCATCGCGATCACGACGCTCTTCTCGCTGATCGTGACCTTCGCCAATTTCGACATCGTCCGCATCCTGACCGCGGGCGGCCCGCTCGACCACACCCACATCTTCGCAACCTGGGCGTTCCGCGTCGGCATCGAGGGCAGCGACATTCCGCTCGGCGCCAGCGTCTCGCTGTTCATGGTGCCGATCCTCGCTGTCGCGGCGATCTTCATCCTGCGCGACATCACCAAACGCGGCAACGAATCCTGA
- the ugpC gene encoding sn-glycerol-3-phosphate ABC transporter ATP-binding protein UgpC has product MADVSLRKVVKRYDEVEAVRGIDLDIADHEFVVLVGPSGCGKSTTLRMIAGLEDISDGDIMIGGDVVNDVPPKDRDIAMVFQNYALYPHMTVAENMSFGLRLKHYPKAEIKSRVTEAARMLDITDLIDRKPKQLSGGQRQRVAMGRAIVRNPKVFLFDEPLSNLDAKLRVQMRIEIKKVHQKVRTTTVYVTHDQVEAMTLADRVVVMNHGRIEQIGTPNELYHKPATRFVASFIGSPAMNFVPCRLEDVGGKLNVRLTDRLAFALPPARAARYQALSRTDRLLLGIRPEHIMEARPHAEPGVEPFDAVLDVTEPMGMETLVYFTLEGGQICGRVSPNAGAQDGSPLRLAVDLNNMHLLNEVTGAVL; this is encoded by the coding sequence ATGGCCGACGTCAGTTTGCGCAAGGTGGTGAAGCGTTACGACGAGGTCGAGGCGGTGCGCGGCATCGACCTCGATATCGCCGACCATGAGTTCGTGGTGCTGGTGGGCCCAAGCGGCTGCGGCAAGTCGACGACCTTGCGGATGATCGCCGGCCTCGAGGACATTTCCGACGGCGACATCATGATCGGCGGCGATGTCGTCAACGACGTGCCGCCGAAGGACCGCGACATCGCGATGGTGTTCCAGAATTACGCACTCTATCCGCATATGACCGTTGCCGAGAACATGTCGTTCGGGCTGCGGCTGAAGCACTACCCCAAGGCGGAGATCAAGAGCCGGGTCACCGAGGCCGCCCGGATGCTCGACATCACCGACCTGATCGACCGCAAGCCCAAGCAGCTCTCCGGCGGCCAGCGCCAGCGCGTCGCGATGGGACGTGCGATCGTGCGCAATCCGAAGGTGTTCCTGTTCGACGAGCCGCTGTCCAACCTCGACGCCAAGCTGCGCGTGCAGATGCGGATCGAGATCAAGAAGGTGCATCAGAAGGTCCGCACCACGACCGTCTACGTCACCCACGATCAGGTCGAGGCGATGACGCTGGCCGACCGCGTGGTGGTGATGAACCACGGCAGGATCGAGCAGATAGGCACGCCTAATGAGCTCTATCACAAGCCGGCGACGCGGTTCGTCGCAAGCTTCATCGGCTCGCCCGCGATGAACTTCGTGCCGTGCCGGCTCGAGGACGTCGGCGGCAAGCTCAACGTCCGGCTGACCGATCGCCTCGCCTTCGCGCTGCCGCCGGCGCGCGCCGCGCGCTACCAGGCCCTCTCGCGCACCGACAGGCTGCTGCTCGGCATCCGGCCCGAGCACATCATGGAGGCGCGGCCGCATGCCGAGCCCGGCGTCGAGCCGTTCGACGCAGTACTCGACGTCACCGAGCCGATGGGGATGGAGACCCTGGTCTATTTCACGCTCGAAGGCGGCCAGATCTGCGGCCGGGTCAGTCCCAATGCCGGCGCGCAGGATGGCAGCCCGCTCCGATTGGCTGTGGACCTCAACAATATGCATTTGCTAAACGAGGTGACCGGCGCCGTCCTTTGA
- a CDS encoding amidase → MAFKEFGNYDAVGLAELVRKKEVTAKELLDEAVARTTAVDPKINAVVVKHYDYAERQIAKGLPDGPFTGVPFLLKDLDLLEGTRTTSGASLLKDFVADHNGTLTQRFLNAGLAIFGKSASPEFGLMPTTESRLFGPTRNPWNLQHSSGGSSGGAGAAVAARILPVAHASDGGGSIRIPASACGVFGMKPTRARNPCGPDRGEGWGGFSVGHVLSISVRDSAVMMDAIHGPEPSSLYVAPPPERPFSQEVGRDPGQLRISFTDKSPYGDAIDPEISAAVRDTAKLLAGLGHHVEERAPPLAADPAALMTTIVGGNTALTIRLLEQRVGRTLTSDDVERLTLASGQNSVKMTPADYVAAQLAAFQVSRGLATFFEGCDVFLSPTLCAPPLRLGELNTMSEDLSHIAPVLRRYMPGTSMFNMSGQPAMSVPLAWNKAGLPLGMMFAAKLGEEGLLFRLAAQLEQVRPWKDKRPPVCA, encoded by the coding sequence ATGGCCTTCAAGGAATTCGGCAACTACGATGCGGTCGGTCTCGCCGAGCTGGTCCGCAAGAAAGAGGTGACGGCGAAGGAGCTGCTCGACGAGGCGGTCGCGCGCACCACCGCCGTCGACCCAAAGATCAACGCGGTCGTCGTCAAGCATTACGACTACGCCGAGCGCCAGATCGCCAAGGGCTTGCCCGACGGCCCGTTCACCGGCGTTCCGTTCCTGCTGAAAGACCTCGATCTGCTCGAGGGCACCCGCACCACGTCGGGCGCCAGCCTGCTGAAGGACTTCGTCGCAGACCACAACGGGACGCTGACCCAGCGCTTCCTCAATGCGGGACTTGCGATCTTCGGCAAGAGCGCGAGCCCGGAATTCGGCCTGATGCCGACGACGGAATCGCGTCTGTTCGGCCCGACCCGCAATCCCTGGAATCTCCAGCATTCCTCCGGCGGCTCGTCCGGCGGCGCCGGCGCTGCGGTCGCCGCGCGCATCCTGCCCGTCGCGCATGCCAGCGACGGCGGCGGCTCGATCCGGATTCCCGCCTCCGCCTGCGGCGTGTTCGGCATGAAGCCGACGCGCGCCCGCAACCCCTGCGGTCCCGATCGCGGCGAAGGCTGGGGCGGTTTCTCGGTCGGCCATGTGCTCAGCATCAGCGTCCGCGACAGCGCCGTGATGATGGATGCGATCCATGGCCCGGAGCCGTCGAGCCTCTACGTCGCGCCGCCGCCGGAGCGGCCGTTCTCGCAGGAAGTCGGCCGCGACCCCGGCCAGCTGCGCATCAGCTTCACCGACAAGTCGCCCTATGGCGATGCCATCGACCCGGAGATATCAGCGGCGGTGCGCGACACCGCCAAGCTGCTGGCCGGCCTTGGCCATCATGTCGAGGAGCGCGCGCCGCCGCTTGCAGCCGATCCCGCCGCGCTCATGACCACGATCGTCGGCGGCAACACGGCCCTGACCATTCGCCTGCTCGAGCAGCGGGTCGGGCGCACGCTGACATCTGACGACGTCGAGCGGCTGACGCTCGCCAGCGGCCAGAACTCGGTGAAGATGACGCCGGCCGACTATGTCGCGGCGCAGCTTGCGGCGTTCCAGGTCTCGCGCGGGCTCGCGACCTTCTTCGAGGGCTGCGACGTCTTCCTGAGCCCGACCCTGTGCGCGCCGCCGCTTCGTCTCGGCGAGTTGAACACGATGTCCGAGGATCTGAGCCACATCGCGCCGGTGCTGCGCCGCTACATGCCGGGCACCTCGATGTTCAACATGTCCGGGCAGCCGGCGATGTCGGTGCCGCTGGCCTGGAACAAGGCCGGCCTGCCGCTCGGCATGATGTTTGCGGCCAAGCTCGGCGAGGAAGGACTGCTGTTCCGCCTGGCCGCCCAGCTTGAACAGGTTCGTCCCTGGAAGGACAAGCGACCGCCGGTCTGCGCCTAG
- a CDS encoding cupin domain-containing protein — protein MDIHVSGSRPTRRAPKEHFTGSVLQDPINMAPAPARLNASRVSFEPGARTAWHTHPLGQTLYVISGIGRVQAKDGPIREIRPGDVVWIPPNEKHWHGASPDNSMTHIAMQEALDGVFSTWMEHVTDEEYNGKLG, from the coding sequence ATGGATATCCACGTTTCCGGCTCGCGGCCGACCCGCCGCGCGCCGAAGGAGCATTTCACCGGCAGCGTGCTGCAGGATCCGATCAACATGGCCCCGGCGCCGGCCCGGCTGAACGCCTCGCGGGTGTCGTTCGAGCCCGGAGCGCGCACCGCCTGGCACACCCATCCGCTCGGGCAGACGCTCTACGTGATCTCGGGCATCGGCCGCGTGCAGGCCAAGGACGGGCCGATCCGGGAAATCCGCCCCGGCGACGTGGTCTGGATTCCGCCGAACGAGAAGCACTGGCACGGCGCTTCGCCCGACAACAGCATGACCCACATCGCCATGCAGGAAGCGCTCGACGGGGTGTTCTCGACCTGGATGGAGCACGTCACCGACGAGGAATACAACGGCAAGCTCGGCTGA
- a CDS encoding Spy/CpxP family protein refolding chaperone, producing the protein MVDAQIVQGVEQGAREGNKAAGPVGGVLGGAIGGVVGVVTGVTGVLTGNNGNPNAGNSKNAQAPASGDKQGAKAAKSAKAAAKDKGAKQAPTVLTQAGAPQLTAEQIVANSDANIERIKKELNLTPEQEKNWAGFNSAMHYLGHNGADRLNLRIARAQRDPPDDIIEQMRNEAQFLNDRAVDQRGVADAAEPLFASLDDKQKQIFINEMVRLSHERGLD; encoded by the coding sequence ATGGTCGATGCGCAGATCGTGCAGGGGGTCGAGCAGGGCGCGCGCGAAGGCAACAAGGCTGCCGGACCGGTCGGCGGGGTTCTCGGCGGAGCCATCGGCGGCGTGGTCGGGGTCGTGACCGGCGTGACCGGGGTGTTGACCGGCAACAACGGCAACCCCAATGCCGGCAACAGCAAGAACGCACAGGCGCCGGCGTCCGGTGACAAGCAGGGCGCTAAGGCCGCCAAATCGGCCAAGGCCGCCGCCAAGGACAAGGGCGCCAAACAAGCGCCGACGGTGCTGACCCAGGCCGGCGCACCGCAGCTCACGGCCGAACAGATCGTCGCCAACAGCGACGCCAACATCGAGCGGATCAAGAAGGAGCTCAACCTGACGCCGGAGCAGGAGAAGAACTGGGCCGGCTTCAACAGCGCGATGCACTATCTCGGCCACAATGGCGCGGACCGGCTCAACCTGCGCATTGCACGCGCGCAGCGAGATCCGCCTGACGACATCATCGAGCAGATGCGCAACGAGGCCCAGTTCCTCAACGATCGCGCGGTCGATCAGCGCGGCGTGGCGGACGCCGCCGAGCCGCTGTTTGCGAGCCTCGACGACAAGCAGAAGCAAATCTTCATCAACGAAATGGTTCGCCTCAGCCACGAGCGCGGGCTCGACTAA
- a CDS encoding ribonuclease activity regulator RraA, translated as MSLSTEAIATLSHVSTATITTVLLKKGLRNIWMRGTKPLKPGLKRLVGPAFTLRFVPAREDLATPESWSSPISTRTAIEAMPAGCIAVVDAMGITDAGIFGDILCARMVKRGVTALITDGVVRDVEGVLGTGLPVWCDGYAAPPSVAGLTFVGWGEPIGCGGVAVFPNDVVVADQDGAVLIPQAFLDHVLAEGPEQERMEAWIVNEVNNGAQLPGLYPMNADTKARYAASKK; from the coding sequence ATGTCACTGTCCACTGAGGCGATCGCGACGCTGTCGCACGTGTCCACCGCCACCATCACCACGGTCCTGCTCAAGAAGGGCCTGCGCAATATTTGGATGCGCGGCACCAAGCCGTTGAAGCCCGGGCTGAAGCGGCTGGTCGGACCGGCCTTCACGCTGCGCTTCGTTCCGGCCCGCGAGGACCTGGCGACGCCGGAATCGTGGTCGTCGCCGATCTCGACCCGCACCGCAATCGAGGCGATGCCGGCGGGCTGCATCGCGGTGGTCGATGCCATGGGCATCACCGACGCCGGCATCTTCGGCGACATCCTTTGCGCGCGGATGGTCAAGCGCGGGGTGACGGCGCTGATCACCGACGGCGTGGTGCGCGATGTCGAGGGCGTGCTCGGCACCGGCCTGCCGGTGTGGTGCGACGGCTACGCCGCGCCGCCGTCGGTCGCAGGGCTGACCTTCGTCGGCTGGGGCGAACCGATCGGCTGCGGCGGCGTTGCCGTGTTTCCGAACGACGTGGTGGTGGCGGACCAGGACGGCGCGGTGCTGATCCCGCAGGCATTCCTCGATCACGTGCTGGCCGAAGGGCCGGAGCAGGAACGGATGGAAGCCTGGATCGTCAACGAGGTGAACAACGGCGCCCAGCTGCCCGGCCTGTATCCGATGAATGCCGATACCAAGGCGCGTTACGCCGCATCCAAGAAATAA
- a CDS encoding hydroxyacid dehydrogenase yields the protein MATNKKKIFITQTLSPGARALLNERDDVELIEFPNLISAKDFQAMLEQHAPVHGVALGATRFGEAELEASKGMLVVTRIGVGYDAVDVPALSRRKVPLMVAGTANSPSVAEHALFMMLTLAKRAQEMHSMVKDGTWASRLGVLPFDLYGKTVLIVGFGRIGTRTAKRCLAMEMNVLVYDPYKPASEITAAGCEAVPSLEAALPRADFVTIHCPKSPETVGLFNAARIRLMKPTAYLINTARGGIVDENALHDALVSGKLAGAGLDVFEVEPPPVGQPLHALPNVIMAPHVAGVTVEAVDRMSEQTARNILSVLDGNPLRQNVINQDVLG from the coding sequence ATGGCCACCAACAAGAAGAAGATTTTCATCACCCAGACTCTGTCACCGGGGGCACGGGCGCTCCTCAACGAGCGGGACGACGTCGAACTCATCGAATTTCCCAACCTGATCTCGGCCAAGGACTTCCAGGCGATGCTGGAGCAGCACGCGCCGGTCCATGGTGTGGCGCTCGGCGCCACCCGCTTCGGCGAGGCGGAGCTCGAGGCCTCCAAGGGCATGCTGGTGGTGACCCGGATCGGCGTTGGTTACGACGCGGTCGACGTGCCGGCGCTGTCCCGCCGCAAGGTGCCGCTGATGGTCGCAGGCACCGCGAACTCGCCGTCGGTCGCGGAGCATGCCTTGTTCATGATGCTGACGCTGGCCAAGCGCGCGCAGGAAATGCACTCGATGGTCAAGGACGGCACCTGGGCGAGCCGGCTCGGCGTGCTGCCCTTCGATCTCTACGGCAAGACCGTTTTGATCGTGGGCTTCGGCCGGATCGGCACCCGCACCGCCAAGCGTTGCCTCGCGATGGAAATGAACGTGCTGGTCTATGATCCCTACAAGCCCGCCAGCGAGATCACCGCGGCCGGCTGCGAGGCCGTGCCGAGCTTGGAGGCGGCGCTGCCGCGAGCGGATTTCGTCACCATCCACTGCCCGAAGTCGCCCGAGACCGTCGGCCTGTTCAACGCCGCGCGGATCAGGCTGATGAAGCCGACCGCCTACCTCATCAACACCGCCCGCGGCGGCATCGTCGACGAGAATGCGCTGCACGACGCGCTGGTGTCGGGCAAGCTCGCCGGCGCCGGTCTCGATGTGTTCGAGGTCGAGCCGCCGCCGGTTGGCCAGCCCCTGCACGCCTTGCCCAACGTGATCATGGCACCGCATGTGGCCGGCGTGACCGTCGAGGCCGTCGATCGCATGAGCGAGCAGACCGCGCGCAATATCCTGAGCGTGCTGGACGGCAATCCGCTGCGCCAGAATGTAATCAACCAGGACGTCCTCGGCTGA
- a CDS encoding transporter substrate-binding domain-containing protein produces MFRALAGLALVLLLSAAHAQPAPSRLDEIVARGTLRVGMTGDYLPFTALDKETKIFRGFDVDMAQSLGKALGVKVEFVPTSWPQMMKDFEADSFDIAMGGISITYDRQKKGLFSTPIMREGKTPIARCADKGKFETLAEIDKPGTRVIVNPGGTNERFARANVTAADIRVFSDNTKIFDEIAKGDADLMMTDASETRYQQKLHLGVLCAVHPDKPFDFAEKAYWMQRDVALKAFVDQWLHITREDGSYAKIYAAWFE; encoded by the coding sequence ATGTTTCGCGCGCTGGCCGGTCTCGCTCTCGTTCTGCTCCTGTCGGCTGCGCATGCACAGCCGGCGCCATCTCGGCTCGATGAGATCGTCGCGCGCGGCACGCTGCGGGTCGGCATGACCGGCGACTATCTGCCCTTCACGGCGCTCGACAAGGAGACCAAGATATTTCGCGGCTTCGACGTCGACATGGCGCAATCGCTCGGCAAGGCGCTCGGCGTCAAGGTTGAGTTCGTGCCGACATCATGGCCGCAAATGATGAAGGATTTCGAGGCCGACAGTTTCGACATCGCGATGGGCGGCATCTCCATCACTTACGACCGGCAGAAGAAGGGCCTGTTCTCGACGCCGATCATGCGCGAGGGCAAGACGCCGATCGCGCGCTGCGCCGACAAGGGCAAGTTCGAGACGCTCGCCGAGATCGACAAGCCCGGCACCCGCGTCATCGTCAATCCCGGCGGTACCAACGAGCGCTTTGCGCGCGCCAATGTGACGGCCGCCGACATCCGCGTCTTCAGCGACAACACCAAAATCTTCGACGAGATCGCCAAGGGCGACGCCGATCTGATGATGACCGACGCCTCCGAGACGCGCTATCAGCAGAAGCTGCACCTCGGTGTGCTCTGCGCCGTGCATCCCGACAAGCCGTTCGACTTCGCCGAGAAAGCCTACTGGATGCAGCGCGACGTCGCCTTGAAGGCGTTCGTCGACCAGTGGCTTCACATCACGCGCGAAGACGGCAGCTACGCGAAGATCTACGCTGCGTGGTTCGAATAA
- a CDS encoding extracellular solute-binding protein produces the protein MSRKTLSRREFVAATALSSAALITAPYVRGAYAAGKLSMGFWDHWVPGANSASTDLVNEWAAKEKVEVQIDYITSQGNKNIVTIAAEAQAKSGHDIFQMPTWWPQANAELLEPVNDIMDPLVKLNGEVNGTVKYLGQADGKWLGVPASVGSQIKGPCSRIDLMKKHAGIDVQEMYPAGSPPKADNWTLDTFLKAAEACHKAGFPFGIGLGETSDSVDTAGAIFQSFGAQLVDAKGNLTVKTDAVRQSLEFYKKLLAFLPPDVAAWDDASNNKWLVAGKGAMIMNPPSAWAVAKRDAPQVAEQCWTHGFPAGPKGRFAPYLPFFWSIWSFSKNKEAAKSLLSFLSQPASIEKMVVASGGYDLPAYEKLTTLKVWEEQGPPKGTLYHYPNPYKHQTLSIAASPAPPKVAQQIYFQATLTKMCLRYYQGEAMEKTLAWAEGECEGFMRS, from the coding sequence ATGTCACGGAAGACGCTTTCACGCCGAGAATTCGTTGCAGCGACAGCGCTGTCATCGGCGGCGCTCATCACAGCCCCCTACGTGCGTGGCGCCTACGCAGCCGGAAAGCTCTCGATGGGCTTCTGGGATCACTGGGTGCCGGGCGCGAACAGTGCGTCCACCGATCTGGTCAATGAATGGGCCGCCAAGGAAAAGGTCGAGGTCCAGATCGACTACATCACCAGCCAGGGCAACAAGAACATCGTCACCATCGCTGCCGAGGCGCAGGCGAAATCGGGTCACGATATCTTCCAGATGCCGACGTGGTGGCCGCAGGCCAATGCCGAGCTGCTCGAGCCGGTCAACGACATCATGGACCCGCTCGTCAAGCTGAATGGCGAGGTCAATGGCACGGTGAAGTATCTCGGCCAGGCCGACGGCAAATGGCTTGGCGTTCCCGCCAGCGTCGGCAGCCAGATCAAGGGCCCCTGCTCGCGCATCGACCTGATGAAGAAGCACGCCGGCATCGATGTGCAGGAAATGTATCCGGCCGGGAGCCCGCCGAAGGCGGATAACTGGACCCTCGATACGTTCCTCAAAGCGGCCGAAGCCTGCCACAAGGCCGGCTTCCCGTTCGGTATCGGCCTCGGCGAGACCAGCGACAGTGTCGACACCGCCGGTGCGATCTTCCAGTCGTTCGGTGCGCAGCTGGTCGACGCCAAGGGCAATTTGACCGTCAAGACCGACGCGGTGCGCCAGTCGCTCGAATTCTACAAGAAGCTGCTCGCCTTCCTGCCGCCAGACGTCGCCGCATGGGACGATGCCTCCAACAACAAATGGCTGGTCGCGGGCAAAGGCGCGATGATCATGAACCCGCCGAGCGCGTGGGCGGTTGCCAAGCGCGACGCGCCGCAAGTCGCGGAGCAATGCTGGACGCACGGGTTCCCGGCCGGCCCGAAGGGACGTTTTGCGCCCTATCTGCCGTTCTTCTGGTCGATCTGGTCGTTCTCAAAGAACAAGGAGGCGGCCAAGAGCCTGCTTTCCTTCCTGTCGCAACCTGCGTCGATCGAGAAGATGGTGGTCGCGAGCGGCGGCTACGACCTGCCGGCCTACGAGAAGCTCACGACATTGAAGGTCTGGGAAGAGCAAGGCCCGCCCAAGGGCACGCTCTATCACTACCCGAACCCCTACAAGCACCAGACGCTGTCGATTGCGGCCTCGCCTGCACCGCCCAAGGTCGCGCAGCAGATCTACTTCCAGGCCACCCTGACCAAGATGTGCCTGCGGTACTACCAGGGTGAAGCCATGGAGAAGACGCTAGCCTGGGCCGAGGGCGAGTGCGAAGGCTTCATGCGAAGCTGA
- a CDS encoding DUF2147 domain-containing protein has protein sequence MKKLLAIAALVLASTVTAQAQYTFDYGGRTIRIDPDRGTVSIPGVYDNTSRSSKRTKHRDAEQKRETTPKDARTDSPSPPVTPPAATASPAPATIDQAAAPAAPSAAMTEPANTSVAPPPATAATAPPPPQPPPVVQQSAAPAASPVPVPTVGVASPAANPVQAANSPLGVWLTEEKEGKVRIEQCGANLCGYSVDKKSNANGEQVLINMKPGKDKWSGRIFDPNSGSTYDSTIALKSPDTLRVQGCAFGGMFCGGQTWTRVN, from the coding sequence ATGAAGAAGCTTCTGGCGATCGCCGCGCTCGTGCTGGCGAGCACCGTGACAGCGCAGGCACAATACACATTCGATTACGGCGGCCGCACCATCCGCATCGATCCGGATCGTGGAACGGTTTCGATCCCCGGCGTCTATGACAACACCAGCCGCAGTTCCAAACGCACCAAGCACAGGGACGCCGAGCAGAAGCGCGAGACGACACCGAAAGACGCCAGGACGGATTCTCCCTCTCCGCCCGTCACGCCACCCGCTGCCACTGCATCACCCGCTCCGGCTACGATTGATCAGGCTGCCGCCCCGGCGGCGCCGTCAGCCGCAATGACCGAGCCCGCGAACACGAGCGTCGCACCACCTCCGGCTACGGCAGCGACCGCACCGCCACCACCACAGCCGCCACCGGTCGTGCAGCAAAGCGCGGCGCCGGCGGCGAGTCCGGTCCCAGTGCCAACGGTCGGTGTCGCATCGCCTGCAGCGAACCCGGTGCAGGCAGCCAACTCGCCGCTGGGCGTCTGGTTGACTGAAGAGAAGGAAGGCAAGGTCCGCATCGAGCAATGCGGCGCCAATCTCTGCGGCTACTCGGTCGACAAGAAGTCGAACGCCAACGGCGAACAGGTTCTGATCAACATGAAGCCGGGCAAGGACAAGTGGAGCGGCCGCATCTTCGATCCGAACAGCGGCAGCACCTACGATTCCACCATCGCGCTGAAGAGCCCCGACACGCTGCGCGTACAGGGCTGCGCGTTCGGCGGCATGTTCTGCGGCGGCCAGACCTGGACGCGGGTGAATTGA